CACCAAGCAGTACTATCAAttactttttctcttgttcttcaaGTATGGAACCTGTGGAAAGGAACCATTTCCTTTAAGCTGCATGTTTCCTGTTATGACAAAAGGTTTGTGCTGCAAAAGTCAGTTTAGGATTTGGGGCATAGGCCCAAGGAACAGTGATGTATCTTGTTTCTATGCATTCAGACTGATTCTGTTGGAGCTCAGAACGTCCTTAACTTCCCTAAATCACATCATGAATTCAGGCAGAGTGGTCTAGGGCCAGCAGATGatggatgaaagaaatgaagccaTGTGGTACATCAGCATGGCTTGTTCCCGGGAACCACtcctctgttttattcttttccccaAGAACAATGGTGACTTTCCCCCTTCCCTAatcatttttctaataaaattttctctattgCATTTCTTAGGCAAATGCACAGATTtgttgccctttcttttattttttttattattattattttttaatgaaatttattgacaaattggtttccatacaacacccagtgctcatcccaaaaggtgccctcctcaatacccatcacccaccctctcctccctcccaccccccatcaaccctcagtttgttctcagtttttaacagtctcttatgctttggctctctcccattctaacctctttttttttttccttcccctcccccatgggttcctgttcagtttctcaggatccacataagagtgaaaccatatggtatctgtctttctctgtatggcttatttcacttagcatcacactctccagttccatccacgttgctacaaaaggccatatttcattttttctcattgccacgtaatattccattgtgtatattaaccacaatttctttatccattcatcagttgatggacatttaggctctttccataatttggctattgttgagagtgctgctatgaacattggggtacaagtggccctatgcatcagtactcctgtatcccttggataaattcctagcagtgctattgctgggtcatagggtaggtctatttttaactttctgaggaacctccacactgctttccagagcggctgcaccaatttgcattcccaccaacagtgcaagagggttcccgtttctccacatcctcgccagcatctatagtctcctgatttgttcattttggccactctgactggcgtgaggtgatacctgagtgtggttttgatttgtatttccctgataaggagcgacgctggacatcttttcatgtgcctgttggccatccggatgtcttctttagagaagtgtctattcatgttttctgcccatttcttcactgggttatttgtttttcgggtgtggagtttggtgagctctttatagatgttggatactagccctttgtctgatatgtcatttgcaaatatcttttcccattccgttgttgCCCTTTCTTTTAGACACActacaaaataataatgtttgGCATTGAGACTCATACTTTTTCATGATTACAAGTATAACAATTTCACTGGAGTTATACCACAAAGAAAATCCCTGTATAATTCACTCTATCCAAATGAATAAACTGACCCTCAGGAAACCCCATACTGAAATACGTGTCCTCACTTTCACTTGAATCCACCAACAAGAGAAATGGCAGTCATGAATCCAGGCAATGCAAGCATTCCAAAGTTCTTCATCCTATTGGGTTTCTCTGACCATCCCTGGTTGGAAATGCCACTCTTCATAATGGTGCTTGTGGCTTACATCTGCACACTAGTGGGAAACATCTCCATTATTGTTGTGTCCAAGGTGGATCCTCATCTTGACAGCCCtatgtacttcttcctttccaacctcTCCTTTCTGGACCTGTGTTTTACCACAACCACCATCCCTCAGCTGCTGGTGAACCTCTGGGGCCCAGATAAGTCCATCAGCTATGGAGGCTGTGTGGCCCAGTTCTATGTGTTTCACTTCCTGGGGGCCACGGAATGCATCATCTTGGTGGTCATGTCCTTGGATCGGTACATAGCCATCTGCAAGCCCTTGAGGTACCCAGCTATCATGCATCagagactctgtgtcttcctagTGTCTGTGGCATGGATAAGTGGTTTGACTAACTCCTTGCTTCAGGCATCTCTCACTGTCCAACTGCCACTTTGTGGTAACAACAAGGTGGATGACTTCCTGTGTGAGATTCCAGTGATGATCAAGATGTCCTGTGTCGACACTGCTTTCAATGTAACTATGCTCTCTGTTGTGGGTACATTCTTTACCCTGGTCCCCTTGTCTCTTATCCTTGTCTCCTATGGGTTCATTGTAACTACAGTGCTCAGAATTCGTTCATCAATGGGAAAGAAGAAGGCCTTCAACACCTGTGGCTCCCATGTTATTGTCGTCTCTCTCTTCTACGGGCCAGtaatatgcatgtatgtgcaaCCTTCTGGTACTAACTCCCAGGACAAGAACAAACTCATGGCCCTGTTCTACAGTCTGCTGACTCCTATGCTTAACCCTTTTATTTATACTTTGAGGAACAAGGACATGAAAGGGGCAATAAGGAGACTTCTCCTCCCATTGAGCTATCAGGGAAGAGAATAAGCACTGCTATTTCATACTCGACACATGTAGGACTCCAAAGAGGCCCTGCTCTACCTCTCAAATTACCCTCCTCCAAAATCATTAGCATCCTCAGTAACTATCCAATCTACATGTATGTTTATTCACCACAGTATTATAATTTATTGGCCTGCATTTTGCAATGTGAACCTTAATCCCAATTTTCCTACAATTTGTGTGACAGTGAATCTCTGTCATAAAATCCTCTGAGTCCATCTTTGAGTAGGAATCTGAAAAGTGAGCAGTAAATAAATGCTCATTACCTGACTCATTCACTATTAGCCAAAAACATCAAGCACTCTCATTTTATGTGTAATGTTACAAATATAACGTAAGTAATAAAGACCACAGTTTACCATCTTGCTATTATGGATATGATTTTATGGGTATAGTTTGCTAatcaactctttttatttttatttgtattgaagtataattgatatacaatgctgtatttgtttcaaatatacaacatagcgattttaaaaaaacatatacctTATCAAATGttcaccatggtaagtgtagtcaccatctgtcaccctaGAATATTATTACCATATTATTGACAGTGTTCCCTATGCTATACTCTTCATCATTTTGActtgcttattttataactagaagtttgtgccTGTTAATCTCCTTCATTTAATTTGTCTGCCCCCCTACCCAACCTgcacccctctggcaactaccattttattctctgtatttatgagtctatttcttgttttgttgctGCTTGTTTGTtcactagttttgttttttagcttctacttataagtgaaatcatgtggtatttgtctttttctgcctgacttacgtcacttagcataataccctctaagtccatctatgttgttgtaacTGGAAAGATgtctcctttttatggctaagtaataacCCCTGGTATATGCATACTTCTTCTTCTTTATCGACTTGTCTATTGATAAACACTTGTGTTGCGTCCATGTcatagctattgtaaataatgctgcaatacagATTAaagataggggtgcatatatctttttgaattagtggggtttttttctttaggtaaatacctataATTGGAACTACTGGGTTGTAAagtatttctactttttagtTAAAAACATTGTtgtccatagtggctgcaccaatttatattgcCACCAACAGTGTCAATCAACTCTTTTTAGGAATTACCATCAAGAACAAATGGGATAATATTACCTGACCTTCTCAACCACACATTCACTGTTTGATCctttataaataacataattaaaaaataatatttgactcTTACTTTCCTATATGTCTCCATGGAATTCTTTCCTTTTGAGGTATTTGACTGAATTAACCATTTCCAGGTTTCTAAAGGGAAATGTTGAGGACTCAAATCTTGAGAGACTTCTGTGCAGCCTCCTGGTGCTGAGAGTCATGTAGCCCTCACTGGGGGTTAATTTACCTAGCATGAGAATATTAGGTGTATTTGGTAGGTACTCAAAGATGAACTAGTTAAATAACTTAGGAATCAGAATATTAGAcgttaagaagaaagaaaatggggaagatGGAGGATAATGTCGGTGGGATGGAAAATAAATTGGCTACCACATCATCAATTCTTAGATAGAAGTGATGAAGCAGAAAGATATATGATGATGTGGGAGGGGGAATTCTATTGATTTTATCAGTAATATTAATTCATTATAAGTCTGTCATTTTTCATACTGCTTTACTCCCTACCCTTACAAAACTCtcatcttttaaattatattttaggtaaatatgtaattatttttctaataactaAGTACTTTTATGTAAGGTATTCATACATGTGTCCATCCTGATGCCATTGTGTGTTTCCACTATTCCCTTTCAAACGGCAAGAATAAATCCACTGACTCATATTGTACAAGCCTctaatacagaaatatataatgaTTACAATCACTAATTAATCATAATAAACTGATTCACtatttaatttctgttctttgcaTTGCCACAAACTTTTCTTTGTAGACCTGAATGGAAGGATACTatgattctgctgttgttggagaCAAGGAAATACACTCTTTTGGAATCGGGCTGATTCCCTGGCATGACCACTTGTCTGTTAAGAACAAGGTCTTCTGTGTCACTATGTGGACCTTTTTCATAGTACTGACCACTTGAAACTTTACATTACTTAGGACGACTACTTCTTTCCccgcaaaataataataataataataacaacaacaacaacaacaataataataataaagaaaaaagaaaaagaaaaaaattttaaaaagaaataaaccaatgtGTTCCTTTTATCTCCCTTGGTAGCCCTAAGGAGTCAGCACAATAGGAGCTAAGGAATAGGCtcctaataaatgtttttaaattaatgaaaagtaTTACCCATGGTTAAAACCTACATCACAGGCTCATGTAAAAGTGTATCAGGACTAAATGATGAGTTTAACAGATGTGATTAGTAGCTGATGTTTAAGACAATGTTTTTCAAACTATCTTCTGGCACTGCTCCAGTAGATCTTAACGGCAGTTAGAAACAGTAATccatatttaaacaaatttggGAAACCCAAATATTATTCTTGGAATTTTGGAGTGTTTGGAGGAAAGTTAACAGATTAAATGTGTGATAACTCCAAAATACAGTGTTAACTATGTTTAACACTTATCAAACACTTTCCTTCTGATTTTACTGGCTTGTTTTTAGGAGCAAATAATATATAGCACAATTTGGGAAATAACTCAGTGAAAAACTCTGAATCCCAGAATAGGAACATAGGTCATAAAGGAgttgaaaaagcagaaaatatcaCTGTTGGGCTGTATGAATAAATACCTTTTACAAAATGTTTGTGAGGTTTTGAAATAAAGCTGCCCATACCAGTCCCATTATACCTTCCAAAATATCTGAAATCTCAACACTAGTTATTCCTTAGGTGGGATACACTTTTAGCAGTGAATTACAACATTTTCAACCTGAAATCACTATACAGAAGGCTAGTTATTTCCTCTTGattatagtataaatataataatagctACTACATAGGACATAACTTATTGTACTGTAGTTTaacattaaagtaaaaaagttttcttttttactaaatatatttCACCTAAAAATGGAGCATTTCAACATGTAGCTatcataatgaataaaatattcagatggtgcatatttttagataatctaaaaaatattactatctgtatctatataaaCTGTTTTTTAGCAAGCATATCAAAAGACATTTCTATGACAGCTCTATAAATGTATCTCCATGTGACATGTTCAGGCACATTTGATATAATTAGTCTAACCTCCTGGAGGGTTGCTGTTCAACCTTGAGACACATCAGAATATtatcaagcttttaaaaatcacaaacttTGACTCCAGTGCAGACTTCCTGTATTTTGAGAAATCATGTCcataaaactattttgaaaaacgtttccaagaataaaaaaaaaattcagtagagCTTTATGTGCACCCAAAGTTAGTGAATGCTATCACAGAGAAGATATTTGAGATATATTCTAGAGACAGAAGTCAGACTGGATGTGACTAATTGGGGAAGTATAGCTCAGACAAGAATCAGACATAATTCTTGCCAAAGGAGTGAAGAATTCTACATGCCCCAAGCTTATAAAGAGAGATAGAAACTCGTAAGcagcaaaaataacataactCTAAGCAAATTCAAAGGCAAATACAACAAGACTGAGCTGACCAATTAGAAAAGTCTGATTCTTCTGAAGTAACTGTTATTTGAGAGTCATGTAAGTACTTCAATCAGTAGTGGAACTTACACTTATGTGCCAAAATAGGCAAAAACAATGGTTTTCTAAAACATacactacaaaagaaaaagaactgagaaATGAATACTTATTGTTGAGTTGATAACTGAAGTATCAGGTTAGGCAAGCCATTATaagaaatactttaatttttttaggcttatttatttattttgagagcgagaatacaagcggggggagagggagagagagaaagagagagaatcccaagcgggttctgcaccatcagcatgaaacctgatgtggggctcaaacccatgaaccatgagatcatgacttgagccaaaatcaggtgcttaaccgtctgaaccactcaggtgcccaaagAAATACCTTAAAACTGTGATTTTGCagtttgggggtaaatacccagaagtgtgattgctggatcgtagagtgggtctatttttaactttctgagaaaactccatactattttccacagtggctgcatcagttacATTCTGACCAACAGTACATAAaggttccattttctctacatcctggccaacacttgttatttcttggaattttctttttcttttcttttttaattttttagtgtttatttactcttgagagagtaCTCTTACTCAAGAGAGtactcttgagagagacagagcatgagcaggggaggagcagagcgagagggagacacagaatccaaagcagggtccaggctctaagctgtcaacacagagcctgacgtgggcttgaacccacaaactgtgaaatcatgacctgagccaaagtcggacactcaactgattgagccacccaggtgccccattttgggattttcattttagccattctcacaaatgtgaggtgatatttcattgtagtttttatttgtatttccctggtgatgagtgatgttgagcatcttttcatgttatcttttggccatctggaaatcttctttagagaaatatcttttcatttcttctgcccacttttttagttggattatttgtgttgTAGGTGTTGGGTTATgcaatttctttatatattttggataccagcccttaaTTGGAAATGTCACTttcaaacatcttctcccattacatgcattgccttttagtcttgctgattgttcctttgctgtgcagaagctttttactttgatgtaaaagtttattttcacttttacttcCCTTGActcgggagacatatctagaaaggtGTTGTTACAGATGGTGTCAGAGAAATTACAACTTGTGCTAATTAAAAGGGATACTTGCACCCctatgtgtatagcagcattatccacaatagccaagttatggaatcAGCCCAAGTGTCTGTTAGTAGATGtgcggataaagaagatgtggtatatatacaccatggaatactattcagccatttaaaaaaaatgaaatctcaccattttcaatgacatggatggagctagagattatAAATGctgagggaaataagtcagtctgaaaaagacaaataccatataatttcattcatatatggaatttaagaaacaaaacaaatgagcaagggacaaaataataaaaagagaggcAATCAAAGACttagactcttaacta
The sequence above is a segment of the Prionailurus bengalensis isolate Pbe53 chromosome B2, Fcat_Pben_1.1_paternal_pri, whole genome shotgun sequence genome. Coding sequences within it:
- the LOC122490575 gene encoding olfactory receptor 2B11-like, with translation MAVMNPGNASIPKFFILLGFSDHPWLEMPLFIMVLVAYICTLVGNISIIVVSKVDPHLDSPMYFFLSNLSFLDLCFTTTTIPQLLVNLWGPDKSISYGGCVAQFYVFHFLGATECIILVVMSLDRYIAICKPLRYPAIMHQRLCVFLVSVAWISGLTNSLLQASLTVQLPLCGNNKVDDFLCEIPVMIKMSCVDTAFNVTMLSVVGTFFTLVPLSLILVSYGFIVTTVLRIRSSMGKKKAFNTCGSHVIVVSLFYGPVICMYVQPSGTNSQDKNKLMALFYSLLTPMLNPFIYTLRNKDMKGAIRRLLLPLSYQGRE